The Ptychodera flava strain L36383 chromosome 18, AS_Pfla_20210202, whole genome shotgun sequence sequence TTATATTCTTGAAATACTGTGTAACAAAACAAGTATTTTGTTTGCTAATTGAGTTCTTacatttgaataagaggcattttaattttccttatcatgtttaaacactttttttgaGTGTCTGTATTTCAACCCATACTATTGTAGAATAAAGATATCTAATGCAATAtaaaaatagtcgttttttctacatatattcttgttttaactgaaatattacatttcagacagtatcaatttttttactgaaagggaaacagtcatcggaactgcgccaGTGCGATCTTCTTGTTTACGAACAATGTTttttgtgcacgatatctagatgcacctaatcatcatagctgcaacatgtAAGcttacgatgtagattatgacagacatgttttaactttcatcaatcaccatcgtgcCTTGGATACAGTAATAACATTtgttgtatgggtcccatacgacccatacgacctttgagcgcagttccgacgactgtatccctttcaattaattgttatcattaatactaaaattgaggttttatccaaatatacaccccttcatccttcgagtaaattACTGCTACCGTACTAAACTTAAGAGTCttggctttttgaaaatatagtatgagggggtttccttgtcgtCTTAGGTTAGAAATGttcctttgaaaaaatctgtgttggcaacgtgcagctccaccttaattccAAGCGGAGTATGAATTTCCAAACTCCTCCCGGCTGCATATCCTATTCAAACATGTCATAGGGGAGTTGTCGTGTATTGTTTTACCTTTTTCGTGGAAACTCTAagaagtaacttttcatttgattatTACATTTTCTCTCACTGTTCTGTATGGTAAGAAGAGCCTTTCGTCAGGTGAACGATAGAACGATAGGAACGCGAGACACGTGAGAGAGACACGCATCGTGTCCACGTCGTGTCTTGATTTCTTCAACTTTTTTTCGTTTATCTATGCCAATTCGTTCTCGAATGGGATTGATATCTTTTATGAAGTATTAGTGCTTTGACCTGTTGTATTTTGGACATTGCCTTCCTTCTACTTGGGAAAATTTTGAAGGATCTTGTCTACAATTTGTTGTCAAGACACATGAATGGTGGATTCTAAttggtagagttgacttttcagatcctcagattcagatcctcagatctcagacttcagatcctataacttcagatgcagattcgaatttacaagccttttacaatacccgaattaacagtatgattgcaatatttaaaataataatttgaatatgacatgtacaaggcagttatgaaaacaaaaaagtctacataaacgttttcgctcaacaagtttcaacgaacacgggtctacaattacagattaactaacttgcttcttccgacccctgaattctgatttagcccgggtcactggcctccaacatggattagttatattccctcgccataaatattacgaacgatggtaaaatacggactgtcgatagccagcatttacatgatcgtcgcggtcttgatcgttcgatcgcgcgcgggtgtgtttatctctatgagggaacgttcacgtgatgacataacaagtggaatcattgcgcaccctgtcttcgacagatgacgttctgattctgagatcgaagtttttaagttcaagattcaagatagaaataaaataatttctaaagccttttcaaatctaaattatattttatttatcagtatattacatcgaattttgaaaattgtgaaatttttattatgaatctgcgtctgaagatataggatctgaggtctgagatctgaggatctgaatctgaggatctgaggatctgaatctgaggatctgaaaagtcaactctaccgatTCTAATTTGCATCACAATGTCGACCGGTGATGGACAGGCTTTGGTGAGTGAAGATTCTGCCACTGATTCACATGacagtaatgatgatgattgtgaacAGTTTCCATCTAAGAATCGTGAACTCTATCATTCGAAGCATACTAAATACGCACTTGATAAATTTCATCGACTACCAAGATCAAATTGGGTCGCAGATCTTTGTGCAAAAATGAACAACTTTGTCGATGAAATTCATAAGTTACGTAATGACCTTTTCAACCTGGCATAAAAGATGCCTGCGTGTCCAGCTGGCGTTCTTGCACGCAGACTCAaccgaaaaaattcaaaatccacAGTCAGCGAGAAACTGCTGGAGGATTGCTACGACATTTGCAAGTACCTCTACGAGGAAGACCCTGCCATTATTACCCCATTACTAAAACAAGGGCATACAACTTCGAGTTAAACCATGCATCTTATCTACTCTGACGGGAAAGAAAACGAAGACGATTCCGAGCCTCGAAGCGACGTTTTGAATGTCCATAAGGAAAACACGTGTACTACAGACAATATCGAATCGCTCGTGGCAGAAGTTCTGACATTAAAACAGCAACACGAAAAAGACGTTGATGACCTCAGAAAAGAAACTGAACTACTCAAGAAGTCTTCTAGCAAGATCAAATCAGAAGTGGAAAATACGAAGTCAGCGGTGTCCAGTTTAACGAAAAATATCGACGCTATTCGAGGTGAGACTCAAGCATTTGAAGCAAATTCTAAATCGAAACTAAAGCTCATAAATCAACAAGTGAAAGAAATTCAAACGGACTTAATCCACCAACGCAGTTTGAATGAACAGACTTTATCGAAACTGAAAAGCCCAGAAAAGAAAGTAACTAAACATTCTCCTCGTCAATCAGTAGATGTATCCACGTCGCCTAGTCCGTGTCTAGCATCTACCCAGTTATCACGTGTATCTGATCAGGCTATGAAGCCGAATGAAAAGACAACGACATCAACTGAAAACATCAAGGCGAGCACTAACTTAGTGGCATCACCGGAAAGCGACATTTTGATTTCGTCTGGTGTTGAACAGACTTCTGCGCCAACGAAGAATCTCAATTCGCAGGATTTGCAAAACAGTGAAAACCCAACCAGTGCGCCAGGTACACTAGGAAGAAAGTCGACATCGGATGCTGCGTCAGTGTCTGCGGCATCCGCAATGGAAGCCCGATCATTACCTGTGCCGTCAACAGATTCGTCTACTATCGCAAGGAACGAGGAGACTTCGAAAATTAACACTGATATTGTATCTGAATGGTCTGAACAGACCACTTCTGTTCGTCCACGTGGCATACGTGACAAGAACTCTACCGACAACAGCCgtacagattttgagtttgagGGTGTTACTAGTGTTCGCTCAGAGACCGTAGAATGTACGTTGGAGGCATTAAGGAGGGCACTAATCGTGAACAGATTGAGAGACTATTgatcaaaaataacattcaGTTTACCATGATAAGAGTTATCACTAGCAAACGCAAAGGAGCTGTCGCTGCCAAAATAAATGTATCCTTTAATCAAGTTAAACTTCTCCTTGCCGACAACTTCAGGCCGCCAAATGTGTTCTGTAGGCCATGGCTGGGAGAGCAAAATTTCTCCGAACAAATGAAGTAAAATAATACACAGATAGATAAAACAAGTAATGATTATCGTATAAACACTGATGAAGGCTACAAAAAGCTTGATTCcattaattttgcttttttctctCTTACTGTTAATGACTTGTCCTGTACCACAACAATATGCATTGCGATTGGGTTGCTGGAATGTCTGTGGTGTTATATCTAAAGTTCCTCACCTcactaaaattttgcaaaatatcgataTTCTGCCTATCACTGAACACTGGCTTTTTCCACATTCATTGAAATTTCTGAACACTGTTGATTGtaattttactttcatttgGAGTAACTGACAGAGCTCTAGATGCTAGCACTACCGACTTCTCTTTACGTGTACAAGGTGGGGTAGCTTTCCTCATTAGAAAGTCCAAGTTATCTTCTGTTGATTATTTAAACTTAGAAGATGACCGTGTCATTGGTCTGCGAATTAACAGTAGTAACTGTGAACGTctgaaaaaatttatttttatctttgctGTGTATCTACCGCCTGTTAATTACACGGTAGACTCTCATGTCGACTATGTTCACTTTTTGGAAGAGCTTTACTCTACAAACTCACCTATTGGTGACGTCATATTCCTTGGTGATTTCAATGCTAATTTGTTTGGGCCTCGTATGCCAGGTTTCCCAACCTCAACACGTGAAAAGACGCTTAGTCAATTTATAGACTCATGCGATCTGCAACCAGCAAATCTCTTGAACTTATGCACTGGTTCAGTCGAAACGTTTTGCTCTTTTGGTTGACGGAGCAAGTCGACCATTGGCTTTGTCCTCTTTCCACTTCACCTTATCGATTTATTGACGATGTGTAAAGTAATTGACGACGACACTTTAAATCTTTCGGATCATTACGAAATTCTCTGTTCTCATAGCTTATTCATTACGAAAAGAATAGGAATTTTGCTCCTTCCAAAAAACGCTTAGTTTGGTCAAATCGTACACTTTTTCACTACGTGAAAAATTAGACACTTCCGACTTCTCTGAACAAATACTGTCTTGTCCAGTTGACATTGATCGCTACTCATCAAAATTAATTAACGTTCTATGTAAAACTGCCGACAACAATATTCCCTCCACTCGTTTCAAACCATACTTAAAGCCTTATTGGAAAGATGTGCAACCCTTTCACAAAAAAGCGTGGGAGTTGCGTAATAAATGGATTCAAGCTGGAAGACCGAGAAGACTGCAACATGCTACTTTCCACAATTATAAAGAATCAAAACGAGAGTTTAGGCGTGAATTGAGACGTCTACAGCGAAACGACGAACGTGAAAAGTacgaatttattgaaaattctaTCGAGCTCAATGAAGCACTCTTCTGGCGCAATGTCAATTTGTGTAGGAAAAACAACTGAGATAGTATCCCTATCTTTAAAGCGAACGTTACTACAATTTTCGAGCCTGTTTCTGTTGTTAATGCTTTTGCGGAACACTTTAAAAAGTTGTACGAGCCAACAGAagatgaaaatttttcaaatgatttgaaaCTCACATTGATGACGTACTTGACAACCTTGTAGAAGAAAGCAATAACAATACCGAGATTATACTTTCAACAGCTTTCTCAATTGAAGAAATTTTATGTGCAATTAGAAAACTCAAACGTGGGAAAGCTGGAGGACCGGACTCCCTAACATATGAACACATAATTTTTTGGGGACCATCTCTAGTTAACTGCTTGATGCGCCTATTCAATGCAATGGTTACTGTCGAATATATTCCCTCCTCTTTTAAGTCTGCGTATTTGTACCCATTTTTAAAGGTGGTAACAAAAGCAGTTCTGACGTCTCCAATTATAGGGGAATCTCATTACTCCCATCGTTGCACAAATTATTTGAATTATGCATTTCTCAACGCTTAAAGCCTTgccaaattgaaaataaaataccgcACTCCCTACAAGCTGGTTATCAATCCGGCCAAAGCAACATTACTGCAGCTTTTTGCATTCTTGAGATAATTTATTACCATATTGAAAGACGCAGTAAAATATTCATGTGTAGCCTAGATTTTCATAAAGCTTTTGATTCTATATGATGGAATGGTTTATTTTACAAGCCATACACCATGAACCTCAATGCAAAACTTTGGCGAATTCTGCGTACCATGTTTCATGCACAAAACTGTCAAATCGCTCTTGGTACTTATGTGTCAAATAATTACCCAATTTTCCAAGGTGTAAGACAAGGTAGCGTTCTTTCAACTACCTTATtcttaatttatgtaaatgatttgTTTGTTGAACTGGAAATTACTGGTTTAGGATGTTATATTGGTTCGTCATTTGTAGGGTCACCTGCCTTAGCTGACGACCTTTCGATTTTATCGACTACACGCACCACTTGCCACAGAATACTAGACATAGTTTGCAAATATTGCTTTAATTAGAGATTAAAACTCTCGCTGTCAGAAAGCAAAATCATTGTTTTGGAGAAAGTAAAAGAGAACGCATAAGACTGTGTAAGCATAGAAATATTTCTCTGTATAACTGTCGCCTTGAAGATGTCAATGACATCAATGTTATTGGCATGCAAATCACAAACACATTATCAACAATGGAACGTACACTTTCAGCTAGTAAAAAAGCTAGATGTTTAATTAATTCTTTACGTAGTGTTGGCATTGGACCGCACGGTCTAAATCCTATTGTAAGCTCGGAAGTGTGGAAACGCATGTGTCTTCCAGCAGCCTTACAAACTTGTGAGCTATGGACTATCACAAATATTGAACTGCAAATGCTTGAAAAGTGTCAGCGTTATGCTGCCAAATTTATCCAAGGTTTACCTGTCAGAACACCCACTGACTTAGCTTAAAGTGCTTTCGGATTGATATCAGTTGAAGTTTACATGGATAATTGCAAACtcacagtactagagatttcccataatgcatcatgatttgtaccaacgtagattcccctgtAAAGTCTACCATGTCTTCCATGTGTGGACAAATTCCTAGACTAGTTGtacaaattctgaaaacgtacttttaaggacaccttTTATCTAAATTCCCATTTTTAAGGATTgagaaaattgtgcttgattgagagaggagatagcattttcgtaaattttccactgattgtgtcctcagccatacagaataaattgatggaaagtagggagactagttgcacctgttttatgaaacaaaaggatattgattttttccaaatagaaaagacaaaagaaatttacatactaacttttttcagagaatgaccccttcagttggtcataacttgcttcccaaaactgtgacatttgtagtacctgcagaatgtgacttttatggttaattgacggtttctttgaaatttatactacaatatttcaacgtacttttaataaatataattaatcaattatcgtgagacttcacattattgtttttatgaacagctgaaaaagttataagaaaagtaatgtcgttggtacaaatcaaacagcattgtgggtaatttattgtaccgTGAAACTGCGTTTTTTGGAATGCTTTTGTAACTGTGATAATTCAGCCAtaagaaaatgaatatttttacgTCTTTTTGAATTTAATCATGCTTCTGTTTAAAACTATCTGGGACTtattcctgatattacgagaattttgtcaaaatacaacctgtgttttttgatgaattttgtgtaACAGGGTATTTTCCTCCAAAAGCAATATTGAAAACTATTGTAAAGGAAGCTATTAATGAAAATAAGTATACTTCTTGGAGACAAGGCTTGAAGGAATAGAAGATTTATCTCTTTTTTCTCAACTACGCAAAAATATCAAACCTCTTTATTTATATACTGTATTACCTAACCTCCCGCATCACAGGTTTACTATTCATAGAATTGTAGCAGCTCTTGCGTTACCAGCAGAACGTCTATGTACGAAATGTCAGTGTGCTGTAGAAAATCATTTAACCCACTTGCTCACTTCCTGTATTGACACTACTGAATTGAGAGATGCTTTTTTGACAACAGTATTTGATAAGGTTAATGTACATTTTGCTGTTACTTtatttaaagccgcacttttcaatcccaggttttcGCATTAGTTGAGTTCTCCTCCTAGTCAAACACATgtccagtacgatgtttgatttctattacattaattacccaaactgatttcaatcttttgtcacattttgctaatcctgcaaatagagcttatataaccgtttgattgGCGGTCAGTTCAAATTGCaaacggtcatttattccccagcaccactctcaaatttccttaaaaaacgtcttccagtcacgttagaatttgaatataaccacagagtttcgatcggcagcagcttcgtgctgactgcttggcagtctgtcagcgtttttgcggtcgAAAAAactaaaagtggcattttctggagcatgtgccctcatgttgcctgtttggtgtccacttacacagtgaacgccgccataggttggtgcccttttaaagggaggctccgcctttaacttAGACGATATTGGTTTGTTTCTTGTATTTTACAAGATAACAACCACAACTTTCAACAACCACAAGAATACGAAATATTCCAAGAACTTGCCTTTGATTTTATAAGTGCGTGCTTGGATGCTTGGTAATCGTCCGATGTGGTAAACCAAATACATCGCATATGATAACTTATCAATATCTTTTTGATGTAAACGAGCTTTAGATGTTTGAACATTTTAGCTTATTCAGCTGAATGAATGATCTCAAGCTGAATAATCTCAAATGTATaacatctttatttttttcatttactttgcatctgtatgagtttatttgtttgttgtaacTCTTCTCTTTAATGGGGAGGAATAAAgaaacaactacaacaacaactaTGCAAAATAGTGCATGTGTTTCTGACGTTGCTGTGGACGTAGTGATTTCTGAACAGGAAAAAGACAGACAAAGAGCCaatgcaaaacaaaacgaaagcGTAATCCGAATCAAACCGACCCAAAACAATCCAAAAATCTCACAAAAAGTATGCAACAAATTAGATTCTATTTCGATCCAGTCTCTTAATCGTCACGCCATTTAGTGTCTTTTTAAACAGTACGACTGAGATCACTTCTCGATtttgtgaatgtcagtctgtcatTATTACTATCCTCGCCTTGTGAGTCATTCTATTTgcattaaggtagctttccgcctttgcgacgacctattttcaaacgtgaattttgccatcaagatgtgtacttttacccagtattatatatcacctgaaagctatatctatgaatttttttgttttatcaagaaaattagtgtgcgatgaatttttttgaagatcttagtgaaagtgtaaagaaaatgggtggtctcacgtaaaaaagtttaagtctgagcggagaggggctattgtttaggtgttaacgggcaactggtcttcagaatactggctacaaaaccgtgtctcagatttttgaaaaaggccttagttttttcacatcgttgagtcaaagtttatccaccgattagtcttacaatgccgcctaattaagcagcaataactcgtctttaaaaatcttcataaagaaactgagacacggttttggagacaacctacttgacaaacgtctgtgaaaatctggtgaacttccgttcacgcgttctcgagttaaaggcagggggagcctataaataccccctatctccctgagcattcataatccaatatGAGTGGCGTACGGTAACAACATctacgaatgctcccgaaatctggagctttcaacaaccatggtgtaaattaaagcactgttccaacatattacgttttgtgaatacttgttgcATCACCTTATtggtgaaattctctcattttttccattttaagttgatttttgatgcccAAACTGCTTCGATGTTGTGTTCAAAGCGTCCAcagaacaatagatgaaagcattcaaacagctgccaatcacgaggggacgcgaaaaggtgcaaacgatcaaacatttgatgtgtacatcggatcgattacgatggcaacaatgaataaacgattcttaccactgagcaaaatacttgaccaacggttactcaacacgagtctcagatgagttcagacacaaacggactgcttcatggtttcaagcagattgcctctccctgtttgtttgttgatctgtgtacctgtaggctatgaatgggtgatgtgtatgttgacctgcagtacgatattttatgaTAGATCTCTTTTGGAAGTATATAGTGACCTAGCCCTACGTACgatgccgtgtgttcccggcgttatacggcctcccaccacggctctgctgattgccacggacaaaaccggcaacatgcggatctaatttggacggagcacgaacAACTGCTTTTCATACTGTTTTCGACCGAAATCAACTCGAGTCCGATCCAAATCCAATTGCCtacccaaatcactcaaccgctcacagagtGCGAAAagaatgctctcgtgacgtctaaaaccgttgtttgctggcgatgcatgGTCAATGGCCGAGGCAGTGGACgcccattggatacgttcatgcatagaccctaaaaacgtttttagggtctatggttcggtaactggtcgtttcggcaccaagtcgtttcggcctcgcaatttccggccccaagtcacttcggcaccgcaacccaagacgtttcggcatccctgtttcgattttttttcaaactatttagtgaTTGACTGACCCGTCATAATCGTAAGCGTGACCtgtgcgttctgaccagtacttttctgtgcatttgtgtgacatttgccgtgctgttttgACACCGCTTTCAAACATTTGCCGTGTCAGCGGCTATTGCTATCGATAAACTTAtgacacagatttgaaaataatatgttttttcttacggtctcttacTATGTTCTCACAAAGTGAAGCATGTTATTATATTTGACACTACTTTTTTAGTGTTTGGATGTgcaacattacgctccagcattAGTTCCCTCAGATAGCCCTGAgcagtgccgaaacgtcttgggtcgcggtgccgaaacgacttggggcctgaaatcgggaggccgaaacgtcttgggccgaaacgacttggtgccgaaacgtctagaAACCTATGGTTCATGCCACGATTAtgcaggtgcccatgagctgcattatttcctgtcgggtcggggcgatgaaactaaaccGCGATTCActcatctctgtcggatttgaccaaaaagagacacttgaaatagattatagcatcaatgTTGaacgttcagactgaaacatgatgaaaggtctgaagatcgccgtacgtgatgtcgttcttctcagtctacacgtttttctgagcttgttttttactaaattgctctaatattatctgacgtttttttgatcaatttttctttcccaaccagggcacaacattacccTTTTTACTTTAATAGTAAcctaggattcatttaattcgcagattacatgtaatagactcttatgttcttcctcgattgtctgtgactgattttgctttcccgatatcgatattgcgttcgcactcacaTGTCTTGAACCTTACgccattcactgaaatagttttcggacaaactcaataaattcgacaactactaacgaatagtcggcaaaatttacagagactagcaataataattatggtcattttaccatCTTTAGCAAAGCGGAttcgcttggcggaagcagtatctaacgatctgagttcccagtTTTACCTATCCgagtgagtgtagtattcgaacgagtgagatcataatcttacgatgttccgagtggcctggagattttttataatatacaataaattgaccttatcaaaattactctgttttacattgcttggatattgatatttttttctatactttttgacttttgatttttttgattctccattggcggcagcacatgtacggttacaaccgtcatgtaATGACCGGAGTgcgattgtaaagttgtcgggaacagttgttgttcagaagaaaaatcattttgtatttagaggctgcagTTCGGGATTGTTCATGATAAACAACCAATTATACATTCCTACATCTTTGGAACGGagattacggtaatctttcatgtgatgaaaattttttgaacgtgtttgcaatgtgttcccacgataagtgtgaactgattctttgtcagtaaaaatcgtcagaaatggtccagtaaccatggtaaaatagacacagatgaaaaaatcattgcgaggaagatagtaagaaattcacattgcaatatttgctgtcgtatttctcagcaggaataacccatttttacacgttgtgtataagaacagcaagcagGTATTCGGCGGTCGATTacttctatcataatgatcttgatcgcagctatttggcgagaagacagcgggtacttataatctcgcaaaattattgacatcatgtctttgtattgacaattttcgatcggaggcagttcaaatcaacagccgtgtaTATTAGGAATCGTGTtatcactggacaccgaactacctgctatcaacagtacgttatgtaccatcggcggtaaacattggtcgtaatcttgtctaattctgccccgcctttTGCACCGTCCTGAAAAAGCTAGATTTTTTTTAgttaccctgacatataatacagcgaccttgcacactaatgatcattccaatgtttctgttggggtttgttggctttttaatttgctccgtggccccggtaagatttttttcaatacgatacacagtttgaattttttcaacgtaaatttagtatattgccAGTTTGTTGGGTAAAGTTGTCTggaatgaaagtttgagttgacgctgacagagtagacgtcgagcccagtacagttgactgagatccggtcggtttggggtcgtttagtccggaaacctgcagagttctgtatgatcatcgTTCGGAATTTAGgtgaattttttggtcaaagtaattcagtaacaatgtatgccagattccttgtgttgtttttgtcaccgtcatacgcgtatacggacggttttcgattaaaaacggtaaaaatatccagtgctcgtaaatgcgtgcacagtttattcagtgactgtttacgcagcagtcgtcgATTCGACTAGGATTTGccaccacgtaacaactgtaaacaccgcgtAAACAGTCCATACGAAacttttgtgctgaatcgagtaaGATAATAATTGGCTTGCAGTgggaaaggtcagtccatcatccgtcaaagttgttgagccaaaaaatctccactgtgcaccaactacatgagtggctgttatagttgtacacgtagttccatgggctttcctctgtcccttgttacgagctaccggtatgttcaaagtgcgtcaaggtACGAATAttggtgaagtaccgggtacattgattttgttcaaagccaCTGCCTGTTCGTTCCCCGTGttgtttttgtgtccctaacgttggCTGGAAATAACATAGCaatcgggattaagatttcctggataaatagagacactcatagtttattccgcctctgacgcaaagatacacactgttttacatgtgccactcctaggccctgggatcgatttccatacctttaaactcttttgaacgtgctgcaatgtgacaaaatgccgaactgagaaaaaggcgatttagtaaattggttctgttttttccttttgaatggcaataaacatatactcaaccgacaaaacactaaaaccagatagtgaaatcaaagtgttcaacttcaacagtatattcactcattgaaatcagtgtcaacggtcgaaatgaggctaaaaaggtgaattttgggaacgttgtactctttttagagcgcaacttctacacagtagctgatgagtaaataaacttggggagtggccagggaagggattatgcataatctgttgactgattagttgtaaggtttaaatagagtattaactgttcgacctaactgtcggaactgctacggcatctcgaCCCCGTCTACACGAGCGCGTGGACTGATTACCTACATGACAAGTGTACACTATAGTGTAAGTTTATGGCAGCATTCGATTCGACCTCAGAAACGACTCACGGCTGCGGAATGAAAGCGAGCCCGATGAGTGATTTAGGGAAAACAGtattggctgacaacaaaaaacagcacgAAAACGATTTCCCTTTAGCCGAAAAcctgaaatttcatgaattttcattttaaaaagtaaaaatatcagTTAAATTATGAAGATGTTCAGATTTGGAGAAGTAATTTTTGCTTTAGTTGCCTTTGCATATTCCATTGCTGATATTTATGagg is a genomic window containing:
- the LOC139117591 gene encoding uncharacterized protein SE_2353-like codes for the protein MHLIYSDGKENEDDSEPRSDVLNVHKENTCTTDNIESLVAEVLTLKQQHEKDVDDLRKETELLKKSSSKIKSEVENTKSAVSSLTKNIDAIRGETQAFEANSKSKLKLINQQVKEIQTDLIHQRSLNEQTLSKLKSPEKKVTKHSPRQSVDVSTSPSPCLASTQLSRVSDQAMKPNEKTTTSTENIKASTNLVASPESDILISSGVEQTSAPTKNLNSQDLQNSENPTSAPGTLGRKSTSDAASVSAASAMEARSLPVPSTDSSTIARNEETSKINTDIVSEWSEQTTSVRPRGIRDKNSTDNSRTDFEFEGVTSVRSETVECTLEALRRALIVNRLRDY